A window of Motilibacter peucedani genomic DNA:
GGCAGAGCTCAGCGAGAAGGCGGCCACCCGGCCGGCCGGCTCGGGCACCGTCGAGGAGCTCGACCGCGGCGTGCACTTCATCGGCAAGAAGGTGCTCGAGGAGGCCGCCGAGTCGTGGATGGCGGCCGAGCACGAGTCCGACGAGCGCACGGCCGAGGAGGTCAGCCAGCTGCTCTACCACGTGCAGGTGCTGCTGCTGGCACGCGGGCTGACGCTGGAGGACGTCTACGCGCACCTGTGAGGCATGTTTGACGTGTGGTTGTAAGTCCGCTTA
This region includes:
- a CDS encoding phosphoribosyl-ATP diphosphatase; translation: MKTFEGLWAELSEKAATRPAGSGTVEELDRGVHFIGKKVLEEAAESWMAAEHESDERTAEEVSQLLYHVQVLLLARGLTLEDVYAHL